The following proteins come from a genomic window of Patescibacteria group bacterium:
- a CDS encoding MBL fold metallo-hydrolase, translated as MKLHFYGGAGVVTGSNYLIEVGKTRLLVDCGLFQGPSEVNELNHQPFPYDPKTIDYVFVTHSHLDHCGRLGQLVKNGFKGQIFCTPPTKDLMAVALEDAVHLMSEEFKNNGLEPLYGQQDLQNMLNQIKIHEYDQPNKLNDNLEFTLRDAGHILGSSMIELQLTEDTKKVKIVFTGDLGNPPTPLLNPTYQITDTDYLLVDSAYGDRNHESKKESKALLLQTFLDTIKRKAVLMIPSFALERTQELLYELNAFVENKIIPQVPIFIDSPLAIKITEVYKKHQSYFNQKTRYIIASGDDIFNFPGLKFTASSQESKRIIKVNAPKVIIAGGGMSTGGRILFHEKDYLPNPNNIFLVIGFQVEGTLGRKILEGLPLVRIMGVDIKNMAEGRAIGGYSAHADKKGILNFIQNIKSPLKKVFTVQGEKEPAEVLKNLLAGKLGINAEAPKYGQIVEL; from the coding sequence ATGAAATTACATTTCTACGGGGGTGCCGGGGTTGTCACAGGCTCAAATTACTTAATAGAAGTTGGCAAAACCAGGCTCCTGGTTGACTGTGGCTTGTTTCAGGGTCCGTCTGAGGTCAATGAATTAAACCACCAGCCCTTTCCTTATGATCCAAAAACAATTGATTATGTTTTTGTCACTCATTCGCATTTAGACCATTGCGGCCGGCTGGGCCAGCTGGTCAAAAACGGTTTTAAAGGGCAAATCTTTTGCACTCCTCCCACCAAAGACCTCATGGCCGTAGCCTTGGAAGATGCGGTTCATTTAATGTCAGAGGAATTTAAAAACAATGGGCTTGAGCCATTATATGGCCAGCAAGATTTACAAAACATGTTGAATCAAATTAAAATTCATGAATATGACCAGCCGAACAAATTAAACGATAACTTGGAATTTACTCTAAGAGATGCCGGCCACATTCTCGGCTCCAGCATGATTGAACTGCAATTAACTGAAGACACTAAAAAAGTTAAAATTGTTTTTACCGGTGATTTGGGCAACCCGCCTACTCCGCTTTTAAATCCCACTTACCAAATTACTGACACTGACTACCTGCTCGTTGATTCAGCATATGGTGACAGGAATCATGAATCTAAAAAAGAAAGCAAAGCCCTGCTTTTGCAAACTTTTTTAGATACCATCAAAAGAAAAGCGGTTTTAATGATTCCTTCTTTTGCGCTTGAACGCACCCAGGAACTTTTATACGAATTAAATGCTTTTGTGGAAAATAAAATTATTCCTCAGGTGCCGATTTTCATTGACAGCCCTTTGGCCATAAAAATTACTGAGGTTTATAAAAAACACCAATCATATTTTAATCAAAAAACTCGCTATATAATTGCTTCGGGTGATGATATTTTTAATTTCCCTGGTTTAAAATTCACTGCTTCATCTCAAGAATCTAAAAGAATAATAAAAGTAAACGCGCCCAAAGTAATTATTGCCGGCGGCGGCATGTCAACTGGCGGTCGAATTTTGTTCCATGAAAAAGATTATCTGCCCAATCCAAACAATATCTTTCTAGTTATTGGTTTTCAGGTTGAAGGCACCTTGGGCAGAAAAATACTAGAAGGCCTGCCTCTTGTACGCATAATGGGCGTGGATATAAAAAATATGGCTGAAGGCCGGGCAATCGGCGGGTATTCTGCCCATGCTGACAAAAAAGGAATTTTAAATTTTATTCAAAATATAAAAAGTCCGCTTAAAAAAGTCTTTACGGTTCAGGGTGAAAAAGAGCCAGCTGAAGTTTTAAAAAACCTGCTTGCTGGTAAATTAGGCATTAATGCTGAAGCGCCTAAATATGGACAAATCGTGGAACTTTAA
- a CDS encoding S1 RNA-binding domain-containing protein produces MSKKDPKKPENTNSEFAKLLSGDSPYLKLPKISEVIKGKVISASKAEVRLDIDGIKTGIVRGRELYNESEEFGHLKIGDSVEATVIDMENENGEMELSFRYAGQQRAWDSLKDLMKSGEVLTVKISDANKGGLMTKIGHIAGFLPVSQLIPEHYPRVEGGDKNKILEFLRKFINQPLQVKVLDVDEKEEKLIVSEKAAWEESQEKVVSKYKVGDRIKGKVTAVTDFGVFVEFDNKMEGLVHISELAWQRIDDPRDFIKVGDVVEAEIINIEGTKIFLSMKKLKEDPWVHVYDKYKVNDLVEGKVLKANPFGLFVELDPDIHGLAHISELSDKPITDLNEIAKAGDTIKFRIISIEPKDHRLGLSLKALKEVKKQTAETETPEVKEPKAKEKEDKAEKKEAKPETKEKKAKAVKEKKVKAKK; encoded by the coding sequence ATGTCAAAAAAAGATCCTAAAAAACCAGAAAACACAAATTCCGAATTCGCCAAATTACTGAGTGGCGATTCACCATATTTAAAATTACCAAAAATCAGCGAAGTCATTAAAGGCAAGGTAATCTCTGCTTCCAAAGCCGAGGTGCGCCTTGATATTGACGGCATTAAAACCGGTATTGTGCGCGGACGCGAACTTTATAATGAATCAGAGGAATTCGGCCATCTTAAAATCGGAGATAGCGTTGAAGCAACTGTCATAGACATGGAAAATGAAAATGGCGAAATGGAACTTTCTTTTCGTTATGCCGGCCAGCAAAGAGCCTGGGACAGTTTAAAAGATCTGATGAAATCAGGCGAAGTTCTGACGGTTAAAATTAGTGATGCAAACAAAGGCGGCCTGATGACTAAAATCGGCCATATTGCCGGCTTTTTGCCTGTTTCCCAATTAATACCCGAACATTATCCACGCGTTGAAGGCGGAGACAAAAATAAAATTTTAGAATTCTTAAGAAAATTTATTAATCAGCCTTTGCAGGTTAAAGTGCTTGATGTTGATGAAAAAGAGGAAAAGCTGATTGTATCTGAAAAAGCAGCCTGGGAAGAATCACAAGAAAAGGTTGTTTCCAAATATAAAGTTGGCGATAGAATCAAAGGGAAGGTCACTGCAGTCACAGATTTTGGCGTCTTTGTGGAATTTGACAACAAAATGGAAGGCCTGGTTCATATTTCTGAACTTGCCTGGCAAAGAATTGATGACCCGCGCGACTTTATCAAGGTTGGAGATGTCGTAGAAGCGGAAATAATTAATATTGAAGGCACAAAGATATTTCTGTCAATGAAAAAACTAAAAGAAGATCCCTGGGTTCATGTTTATGATAAGTATAAAGTCAATGATTTGGTTGAGGGCAAAGTTTTAAAGGCTAACCCGTTTGGCTTATTTGTAGAATTAGATCCAGACATTCACGGTTTGGCTCATATTTCTGAACTTTCTGATAAACCTATTACTGATTTAAATGAAATTGCCAAAGCAGGAGATACTATAAAATTCAGAATAATTTCTATTGAACCAAAAGATCACCGCTTAGGCTTAAGCCTTAAAGCTCTCAAAGAGGTCAAAAAGCAAACAGCCGAGACTGAAACTCCCGAAGTTAAAGAACCAAAAGCAAAAGAAAAAGAAGATAAGGCAGAAAAAAAAGAGGCAAAGCCAGAAACTAAGGAAAAGAAAGCCAAAGCTGTTAAAGAAAAAAAAGTTAAAGCAAAAAAATAG
- a CDS encoding adenylate/guanylate cyclase domain-containing protein has translation MLSTKHLSIMFTDMKGFTARASTQSRQQLHHLLELQDELIKPAIKQFDGTIVKTIGDAFLVTFESPTDAVLCGMKIQENILNHNARATSSDQIEVRIAINSGEVNLKDGDVFGEPVNIASRIEAIAEPNEVYFTEAVYLTMNKNEIPTAEVGYRKLKGIPEEIKAYKVVTEQTNLIRAKLKRQQMAEAHANLSKEEINIPVENQTPIEKNLGEKEPISLLPKQLRKTFWQKHKKKIIIIAIIFFLLLIIAKINENKQIKEAGLYPSQAQEIKNKLDIYKKDFAQALETSDQQKIKEILLGLQKLLNQQLPPVLKDPIISFLRNQLTNSNLSMENKKLLTNLLQEFKP, from the coding sequence ATGCTCTCAACCAAACATTTATCCATCATGTTCACGGATATGAAGGGCTTTACCGCCCGCGCATCCACCCAATCGCGCCAGCAATTGCATCATCTTTTAGAATTGCAGGACGAATTGATTAAGCCGGCAATCAAGCAATTTGACGGTACTATAGTCAAAACTATTGGTGATGCTTTTTTGGTGACTTTTGAAAGCCCGACTGACGCTGTCCTTTGCGGCATGAAAATTCAGGAAAACATTTTAAACCATAATGCCCGCGCAACTTCCAGCGACCAGATAGAAGTCAGAATTGCCATTAATTCCGGAGAAGTCAATCTTAAGGACGGAGATGTTTTCGGCGAGCCAGTCAATATTGCTTCACGCATTGAAGCCATTGCCGAACCAAATGAAGTTTATTTTACAGAAGCTGTTTATCTGACTATGAATAAAAATGAAATTCCGACTGCTGAAGTCGGCTACCGCAAATTAAAGGGCATCCCGGAAGAAATTAAAGCTTATAAAGTTGTGACTGAACAAACCAATTTGATCCGCGCTAAATTAAAACGCCAGCAGATGGCCGAGGCTCATGCCAATTTATCAAAAGAAGAAATAAATATCCCTGTTGAGAACCAGACGCCAATAGAAAAAAATTTGGGAGAGAAAGAGCCTATTTCATTGTTGCCAAAACAGCTCCGAAAGACCTTCTGGCAAAAACACAAAAAGAAAATTATTATTATTGCTATTATCTTTTTTCTTTTGTTAATCATTGCCAAGATTAATGAAAATAAACAAATAAAAGAAGCAGGCTTATACCCTTCGCAGGCGCAAGAAATAAAAAATAAGCTGGATATTTATAAAAAGGATTTTGCCCAGGCATTGGAAACCAGTGACCAGCAAAAAATCAAAGAAATATTACTCGGTTTGCAAAAACTGCTTAATCAACAATTACCCCCAGTCCTTAAAGACCCGATAATTTCATTTCTCCGCAACCAATTAACAAATTCAAATCTTAGCATGGAAAATAAAAAACTCCTGACCAACCTGCTCCAGGAATTCAAGCCTTGA
- a CDS encoding MBL fold metallo-hydrolase, whose translation MTIFWLGQAAFKIVDKEVTVAIDPYDKIGLKMPKFQAEILLITHDHSDHNYLDAIKGEPFVIDSQGEYEVKNVFVYGLPAYHDNKQGAESGQITVYVIEMEGMKIAHLGDIGQDSLTDEQLEELEGVDILLIPVGGEETINATGAVKIISQIQPRIVIPMHYKIPGVNIKLDPLDKFLKEFGVASPEKMDKLKINKKDLPQEETKVIVLEKS comes from the coding sequence ATGACTATTTTTTGGTTAGGCCAGGCAGCTTTCAAAATCGTGGATAAGGAAGTGACTGTGGCGATTGATCCTTATGATAAAATTGGCCTAAAAATGCCGAAATTTCAGGCTGAAATACTGCTTATTACTCACGATCATTCTGACCATAATTATCTTGACGCCATTAAAGGCGAGCCTTTTGTAATTGACAGCCAGGGCGAATATGAAGTAAAAAATGTTTTTGTCTATGGCTTGCCAGCTTACCATGACAATAAACAGGGGGCAGAAAGCGGGCAGATAACTGTTTATGTTATTGAAATGGAAGGCATGAAGATTGCCCATTTGGGCGATATTGGGCAAGACAGCTTGACTGATGAGCAATTAGAAGAATTGGAAGGTGTTGACATTTTGTTAATTCCGGTTGGTGGTGAAGAAACTATTAATGCTACAGGCGCTGTCAAAATAATCAGCCAGATTCAACCGCGCATTGTCATCCCTATGCATTATAAAATTCCGGGAGTAAATATAAAGCTGGATCCGCTTGATAAATTCTTGAAAGAATTTGGGGTTGCTAGCCCTGAGAAAATGGATAAGTTGAAGATTAATAAAAAAGATCTGCCACAGGAAGAAACCAAGGTAATTGTTTTAGAAAAGAGCTAA
- the gyrA gene encoding DNA gyrase subunit A codes for MSAKKVNKKLKKITKPKAPKEAKVLKSSQAELEIKPKDEDVKQDTTAMVVTNLGKLEERSLVDEMQESYLDYAMSVIVARALPDVRDGLKPVHRRILYAMWDIGLKSSAKFRKSATIVGEVLGKYHPHGDVAVYDSMVRMAQDFSLRYPLVWGQGNFGSMDGDRAAAYRYTEAKLKAIAEEMLMDIDKDTVNFIPNYDGSHNEPLVLPAKLPNLLLNGTMGIAVGMATNIPPHNLTELCDGITHLIDNPKATVEDLMKFIKGPDFPTGGIIYDIKEIQRAYATGKGAIVMRAKAEIVEAQGKFKIIVTEIPYQVNKATLVEKIATLVQEKKIKDIKDLRDESNKDGVRIVIELKKESYPKKILNQLYKLTQLQETFHVNALALIDGLQPRVLTLKMILEEYVKHREIVIRRRTEFDLNKAKERAHILEGLVKALKDIDRVIETIKKSKDKDEAKNNLMKKFKFTEIQAIAILEMRLQQLANLERQRLIDELKEKRKLIEELESILKSRTKILNIIKKDLIEIKDKYGDDRRTDIVKSPVGEFSVKDLIPNEPTMVMVTQDGYIKRLPTDTFKTQSRGGKGVIGLTTKEEDIVEHFFATTTHSDLLFFTTSGRVFQLKAYEVPQTTRTSKGQALVNFLQLAPHEKVTSVLDLADLSGYKYLVLVTKKGLIKKVDIQEITKVRKSGLIAIKLKSGGDILLWAKPATGDDEIILVTSGGMSVRFKEKGIRAMGRAASGVRGIRLKGDDVVVRMDISEKAVKDENLDLLVVMENGFGKRTSIKEYRLQGRGGTGIKAAKITSKTGKIVGARLINNKDLDRDMIIISEKGQVIRLPLKSVSHLGRATQGVRLMRFKEVKDKVASITLI; via the coding sequence ATGTCAGCGAAGAAAGTTAATAAAAAATTAAAGAAAATCACAAAACCAAAAGCCCCGAAAGAGGCTAAGGTTTTAAAATCCAGCCAAGCCGAGCTTGAAATTAAACCAAAAGACGAGGATGTTAAGCAGGATACGACAGCCATGGTTGTGACAAATTTAGGGAAATTAGAAGAAAGATCCTTGGTTGATGAAATGCAGGAGTCATATTTGGATTATGCCATGTCTGTGATTGTGGCCCGCGCTTTGCCAGATGTACGTGATGGCTTAAAGCCAGTTCACCGCAGGATTTTATATGCCATGTGGGATATTGGCTTGAAATCCAGTGCCAAATTTAGAAAATCTGCCACGATCGTCGGTGAAGTTTTGGGCAAATACCATCCGCATGGCGATGTGGCTGTTTATGATTCCATGGTTAGAATGGCTCAGGATTTTTCTTTGCGCTATCCTTTGGTTTGGGGCCAGGGCAATTTTGGTTCCATGGATGGCGATCGTGCGGCTGCCTATCGTTATACTGAAGCCAAATTAAAAGCAATCGCTGAGGAAATGTTAATGGATATTGATAAGGATACTGTTAATTTCATTCCTAATTATGATGGTTCGCATAATGAACCATTGGTTTTGCCGGCTAAATTGCCAAATCTTTTATTAAACGGCACCATGGGCATTGCCGTGGGTATGGCAACTAATATTCCACCCCATAATTTGACCGAACTATGCGACGGGATTACTCATCTAATTGATAATCCCAAAGCCACGGTTGAGGACTTAATGAAATTCATTAAAGGTCCTGATTTCCCGACTGGCGGCATTATATATGATATTAAAGAAATCCAAAGAGCATATGCCACAGGCAAAGGCGCGATTGTGATGAGAGCCAAAGCTGAAATAGTGGAAGCACAAGGCAAATTTAAAATTATTGTGACAGAAATTCCTTATCAGGTTAATAAGGCGACTTTAGTGGAAAAAATTGCCACCTTGGTTCAGGAAAAGAAAATCAAAGACATTAAGGATTTGCGCGATGAATCAAATAAAGACGGGGTGCGCATCGTGATTGAACTGAAAAAAGAATCATATCCAAAAAAGATTTTAAATCAGCTTTATAAACTAACCCAGTTGCAGGAAACTTTCCATGTTAATGCCCTGGCTTTGATTGATGGCTTACAGCCCAGAGTTTTGACTTTAAAAATGATTTTAGAAGAATATGTCAAACACCGCGAAATTGTGATCAGGCGCAGGACTGAATTTGATTTGAACAAAGCCAAAGAAAGAGCCCATATTTTGGAGGGCTTAGTTAAGGCGCTAAAAGATATTGATCGGGTAATTGAAACAATCAAGAAGTCAAAAGATAAAGATGAAGCCAAAAATAATTTAATGAAAAAATTTAAGTTTACAGAAATTCAGGCTATTGCCATTTTGGAAATGCGCTTACAACAATTGGCTAATCTGGAAAGGCAGAGATTAATTGATGAATTAAAAGAGAAGAGGAAATTGATTGAAGAGCTGGAATCAATTTTGAAATCAAGAACAAAAATTTTAAACATCATTAAAAAAGATTTAATTGAGATTAAAGATAAATACGGAGATGACAGAAGAACAGACATAGTTAAATCTCCAGTCGGTGAATTTTCAGTTAAAGATTTAATACCAAATGAACCGACAATGGTGATGGTTACTCAAGACGGCTATATTAAACGCTTGCCGACAGATACTTTTAAAACCCAATCGCGCGGCGGCAAGGGAGTAATTGGCTTGACCACGAAAGAAGAAGATATTGTGGAACATTTTTTTGCGACAACTACTCATTCAGATTTATTATTCTTTACCACGAGCGGCCGAGTTTTCCAGCTCAAAGCTTATGAAGTGCCGCAAACAACCAGAACTTCAAAAGGCCAGGCTTTGGTAAACTTTTTACAGCTGGCGCCGCATGAAAAAGTCACTTCAGTTTTAGATCTGGCCGATTTGAGCGGTTATAAATATTTAGTTTTGGTCACGAAAAAAGGCTTGATTAAAAAAGTTGATATTCAGGAAATAACTAAAGTCAGAAAAAGCGGCTTGATTGCCATTAAATTAAAATCAGGCGGCGATATTTTGCTCTGGGCTAAACCAGCGACAGGTGATGATGAAATTATTTTAGTCACTTCTGGCGGCATGTCAGTCAGGTTTAAGGAAAAAGGCATAAGAGCTATGGGGCGGGCAGCTTCTGGTGTCAGAGGCATTAGATTAAAAGGTGATGATGTGGTTGTGCGCATGGATATCAGTGAAAAAGCTGTTAAAGATGAAAATTTGGATTTACTGGTTGTCATGGAAAATGGTTTTGGCAAACGAACCAGTATAAAAGAATATAGGTTGCAGGGCCGTGGCGGTACTGGCATTAAGGCTGCTAAAATAACTTCCAAGACAGGTAAGATTGTTGGCGCGCGTTTGATTAATAATAAAGATTTGGATCGCGACATGATTATAATTTCAGAAAAAGGCCAGGTCATTCGTCTGCCTTTGAAATCTGTCAGCCATTTAGGCCGCGCTACTCAGGGTGTTAGATTAATGAGATTTAAGGAGGTGAAGGATAAGGTGGCAAGTATTACGCTAATTTGA
- the rpmF gene encoding 50S ribosomal protein L32, which produces MSVPAKRRPRSEKRRRAAHFALKKVQYNLCPKCKKPKMPHAVCTSCGTYKNREILKSKLDKKELKKMNKQKAKSAEKQTH; this is translated from the coding sequence ATGTCAGTCCCAGCTAAACGCAGACCAAGAAGTGAAAAAAGGCGCAGGGCAGCCCATTTTGCTTTAAAAAAAGTTCAATATAATTTGTGCCCAAAATGCAAAAAGCCCAAAATGCCCCATGCTGTTTGTACTTCATGCGGTACTTATAAAAATCGCGAAATCTTAAAATCAAAACTGGATAAGAAGGAATTGAAAAAAATGAACAAACAGAAAGCCAAAAGTGCCGAGAAACAGACTCACTAA
- the nusB gene encoding transcription antitermination factor NusB — translation MSNRHLSRTIAMQTLYQWDFNDQKENNLEQLLDYNIKEFAPGFNDDGFAKHLVEGVIKNIADIDESIRKYATEWPLEQITVIDRNILRLGIYELKFDPDIPSKVAINEAIEVAKTYGGDSSGKFVNGVLGAIYKEMEAKGQIKE, via the coding sequence ATGTCCAACAGACATTTATCCCGCACCATTGCCATGCAGACTCTTTACCAATGGGATTTTAATGACCAAAAAGAAAACAATTTGGAGCAGCTTTTGGATTATAATATCAAGGAGTTTGCGCCGGGTTTCAATGACGATGGTTTTGCCAAACATTTGGTTGAAGGCGTAATTAAAAATATTGCGGACATTGATGAATCTATTAGAAAGTACGCAACTGAATGGCCGCTTGAGCAAATTACGGTTATTGATCGCAATATTTTGCGCCTGGGCATTTATGAATTAAAATTTGATCCGGACATTCCTTCCAAGGTGGCAATTAACGAAGCGATTGAAGTCGCCAAAACTTATGGCGGAGATTCATCGGGTAAATTTGTCAATGGTGTTTTAGGCGCGATTTATAAAGAAATGGAAGCCAAGGGACAGATTAAAGAATAA
- the rnc gene encoding ribonuclease III, with protein MKDFSKLEKKLGVKFKNKDLIRQAVVHRSYINEHPEFELDHNERLEFLGDAVLELIVTEFLYLNYPNPEGELTNWRASLVNAVILSEIARDLEIEEFLYLSKGEAQDINSKARQFILANAMEAVIGAIYLDKDYKVAKKFIEEKVIVKLPYILEHKLYQDPKSRFQEISQEKVGVTPSYKVLEESGPDHAKHFVVGVFLKKDLVAKGEGTSKQEAQVSAAHEALHVKNWE; from the coding sequence ATGAAAGATTTTTCCAAACTTGAAAAAAAATTAGGCGTAAAATTTAAAAACAAAGATTTAATCAGGCAGGCCGTAGTTCATCGTTCATATATCAATGAGCACCCGGAATTTGAGCTGGACCACAATGAACGCCTGGAATTTTTAGGCGATGCGGTCTTGGAACTCATTGTTACGGAATTTCTTTACCTTAATTATCCAAATCCAGAAGGTGAATTAACAAATTGGCGCGCTTCGTTGGTCAATGCCGTAATCCTTTCTGAAATTGCCCGCGATTTAGAGATTGAAGAATTTTTATATTTAAGCAAGGGCGAAGCTCAGGATATAAATTCCAAGGCGCGGCAATTTATTTTGGCCAATGCCATGGAAGCAGTAATCGGCGCGATTTATTTGGATAAAGATTATAAAGTCGCCAAGAAATTTATTGAAGAAAAAGTTATTGTAAAATTGCCATATATTTTAGAACATAAATTATATCAGGATCCCAAAAGCAGATTTCAGGAAATAAGCCAGGAAAAAGTCGGGGTCACCCCGAGTTATAAGGTTTTAGAAGAATCAGGGCCAGACCACGCCAAGCATTTTGTGGTCGGCGTGTTTTTAAAAAAGGATTTAGTAGCCAAAGGCGAGGGCACGAGTAAACAAGAAGCCCAGGTTAGTGCCGCACACGAGGCTTTACATGTGAAAAATTGGGAATAG
- a CDS encoding CYTH domain-containing protein codes for MNIEYEATFTKINKDQMRQKLKSIGAKLIKPEFLMKRVVFVPPKKIKNGWLRVRDEGDKITMSLKIVHGKKITDQKEIELTINNFENGCNFLESIGAKRKSYQETKRELWHFNDVEITLDTWPGLKPIIEIEGKNEQGVKAVAGKLGFDWSEAIFDSIDYVYKQELGISREVINNQTPEATFKNPPKKQ; via the coding sequence ATGAATATTGAATACGAAGCCACCTTTACCAAAATCAACAAAGACCAAATGCGCCAAAAACTCAAATCCATTGGCGCCAAGCTTATTAAACCAGAATTTTTAATGAAACGGGTGGTTTTTGTTCCGCCAAAGAAAATTAAAAATGGCTGGTTGAGAGTCAGAGATGAGGGGGATAAAATTACTATGAGCTTAAAAATTGTTCACGGCAAAAAGATTACTGACCAAAAAGAAATTGAGTTAACAATAAATAATTTTGAAAATGGCTGTAATTTTTTGGAATCCATCGGCGCCAAGCGTAAATCTTATCAAGAAACCAAGAGAGAACTCTGGCATTTTAATGACGTAGAAATTACTCTTGATACCTGGCCGGGCTTAAAACCAATAATAGAAATTGAAGGCAAGAACGAACAAGGAGTTAAAGCAGTGGCTGGAAAATTGGGATTTGATTGGTCAGAGGCAATTTTTGATTCCATTGATTATGTTTACAAGCAGGAATTAGGCATTTCCCGCGAGGTGATAAATAACCAAACTCCGGAAGCAACTTTTAAAAATCCGCCCAAAAAACAATAA
- a CDS encoding 8-oxo-dGTP diphosphatase, with product MDYAFNYTTNLCYLLNNKNQVLLIMKKKGLGQGKWNGPGGKVKDGENIEQAVIREVEEETGYTPIKPKHLGFIEFIWPNFKNENNQHCDIFLAYEFEGELKESDETLPLWWEIDKIPYTQMWPDDIYWLPEALAGQEIKYRFFFDEDNGYLNHEKIITK from the coding sequence ATGGACTACGCCTTTAATTACACAACCAACCTCTGCTACCTGCTCAATAACAAAAATCAGGTACTTTTGATTATGAAGAAAAAAGGCCTTGGCCAGGGAAAATGGAATGGCCCAGGCGGCAAAGTTAAAGATGGCGAAAATATTGAACAGGCGGTTATTCGCGAAGTTGAGGAAGAAACTGGGTACACTCCAATCAAGCCAAAACATTTAGGTTTCATTGAATTTATTTGGCCAAATTTTAAAAATGAGAATAATCAGCATTGTGATATTTTCTTAGCCTATGAATTTGAAGGTGAATTAAAAGAATCAGATGAAACTCTGCCACTGTGGTGGGAGATTGATAAAATTCCGTACACCCAAATGTGGCCTGATGATATTTACTGGCTGCCAGAAGCTTTAGCTGGACAAGAAATCAAATATCGTTTTTTCTTTGATGAGGATAATGGGTATCTTAACCACGAAAAAATAATCACGAAATAG
- a CDS encoding GIY-YIG nuclease family protein translates to MEYFVYFLHSLKDYGFYIGCTSEKPAERLKNYHNKGWVKSTKPRIPFELVYYEIYNDKNLAFKREFYLKHPKGFNEKRAIINLIKNTEKNKLPIIIKNIKN, encoded by the coding sequence ATGGAATATTTTGTCTACTTTTTACATAGCTTAAAAGATTACGGCTTTTACATTGGTTGTACTTCGGAGAAACCTGCGGAAAGATTAAAGAATTATCACAATAAAGGTTGGGTTAAATCAACTAAACCCAGGATCCCTTTTGAACTAGTTTATTATGAAATTTATAATGATAAAAATTTAGCCTTTAAAAGAGAATTCTATTTAAAACACCCGAAAGGATTTAACGAGAAAAGGGCTATCATAAATTTAATAAAAAATACTGAAAAAAATAAACTTCCGATAATTATTAAAAATATTAAAAATTAA
- a CDS encoding CDP-archaeol synthase, translated as MIILQALYFMLPAYFANMAPVFAAKIFGKKLAWPLDFGKKYKGQEFLGKNKTWRGLIAGVLIGVLTVYLQSYLFQFEFFKSISILDYTQINLILYGFLFGFGVILGDAVKSFFKRRAKIKPGDKWFPWDQLDFLGGLILIAFVYMPVWPIIFLVVIISPLLPIIANWLGYLLKIKNVSW; from the coding sequence ATGATTATACTTCAAGCTCTATATTTTATGCTCCCTGCCTATTTTGCCAATATGGCGCCTGTTTTTGCAGCTAAAATTTTTGGCAAGAAGCTGGCTTGGCCTCTTGATTTTGGCAAAAAATATAAGGGCCAGGAATTTTTAGGCAAAAATAAAACCTGGCGCGGCTTAATTGCGGGAGTGTTAATCGGGGTTTTAACAGTTTATTTGCAAAGTTATTTGTTTCAATTTGAATTTTTTAAAAGTATAAGTATTTTGGATTATACCCAGATTAATTTAATTCTTTACGGATTTTTGTTTGGCTTTGGGGTGATTTTGGGCGATGCGGTTAAAAGTTTTTTTAAAAGACGGGCAAAAATTAAGCCAGGTGATAAATGGTTCCCCTGGGATCAGTTGGATTTTTTAGGCGGTCTGATTTTAATTGCCTTTGTTTATATGCCAGTTTGGCCGATAATATTTTTAGTGGTAATTATTTCACCTCTCTTGCCGATTATAGCAAATTGGCTGGGTTATTTATTAAAAATTAAAAATGTATCTTGGTAA